Proteins encoded within one genomic window of Argiope bruennichi chromosome 7, qqArgBrue1.1, whole genome shotgun sequence:
- the LOC129976273 gene encoding FERM domain-containing protein 5-like isoform X1, translating into MFKFGSKKDVNTDYKCTIRLLDDTEVLQCDFQSEHKGQYLLDYTCNALNLVEKDYFGLRYVDSHKQRHWLDLTKSILKQVKGMSPIIFCFRVKFYPQEPYRLKEEITRYQIFLQLRRDLLHGRLYCSQSDGAMLAAYIIQSELGDYDPEEHPPSYVSEFKLLLKQTPRLEEKIAEIHQTQLRGQVPAVAEMNFLRKACLLDTYGVDPHPVKDHKGTQLYLGINYAGILTFQGSRKTHHLKWPDIQKINYEGKMFIVHLLFSEDARTKKKHLVGFKCPSQAACHHLWKCAVEQRYFFTMESSNDVPQVTTSGGIFSRGCKFRYSGRVEKEIVEDTKGIIREQPQFQRSFTRPPSFRKYIDGYFSSPSTSPKDEHIVNDYNNVMYTNHTVNSVHAVVNEDDSLQVNHNSAALQTSPSDGLDILEEECDSYNPTDTVLSESPSFSSNQASCNNSLMRPNSEEGNHDDSDSVEELPESSEMQSSYQSSVCRQTEDVMPLDVKIPKRKVPMAQSTALPLHVNVMRVIVLACLFVLLLLSCLLIVIMESDSTLFSDIRKLPEMIILRREYYEPAKDYIVEHMNYLFKR; encoded by the exons ATGTTTAAGTTCGGAAGTAAAAAAGACGTAAACACTGATTACAAGTGCACCATAAGATTGTTGGATGACACGGAAGTTTTACAATGTGATTTTCAG aGTGAACATAAAGGTCAATACCTTTTGGATTATACATGTAATGCTCTAAATCTAGTAGAGAAGGACTATTTTGGATTGAGATATGTTGACTCACATAAACAAAGA CATTGGTTAGATCTCACTAAATCCATACTGAAGCAAGTCAAAG GTATGTCTCCAATTATATTTTGCTTCAGAGTTAAATTTTATCCTCAAGAACCATAtcgtttaaaagaagaaataacaaG GTATCAAATCTTTCTACAATTAAGACGAGACCTTCTTCATGGCCGCTTATATTGCTCACAAAGTGATGGTGCAATGCTTGCTGCATATATTATTCAAT CTGAACTTGGTGATTATGACCCTGAAGAGCATCCACCTTCTTATGTATCTGAGTTTAAATTATTGCTAAAACAAACTCCaagattagaagaaaaaattgcagaaattcaCCAAACACAATTgag AGGACAAGTTCCTGCTGTTgctgaaatgaattttttgcgGAAAGCATGTTTACTTGATACTTACGGTGTTGACCCACATCCTGTCAAA GATCATAAAGGGACACAACTGTATTTAGGAATCAATTATGCAGGCATTCTTACTTTCCAAGGCAGTCGAAAGACTCATCATTTGAAATg GCCAGACAttcaaaaaatcaattatgaaGGGAAAATGTTCATTGTGCATCTTCTCTTTAGTGAG GATGCTCGGACAAag AAAAAGCATCTAGTTGGATTTAAATGCCCTTCTCAAGCAGCTTGTCATCACTTATGGAAATGTGCTGTAGAGCAAAGATATTTCTTTAC AATGGAATCATCAAATGATGTTCCACAAGTAACAACTAGTGGTGGTATATTTTCAAGAGGTTGCAAATTTAGATATAG tggaagggttgaaaaagaaattgttgaaGATACTAAGGGCATCATAAGGGAGCAACCACAGTTTCAGCGATCTTTCACAAGGCCTCCATCTTTCCGTAAATATATTGATGGATATTTTAGTTCACCATCAACATCTCCTAAAGATGAGCATATAGTGAATG attataataATGTGATGTACACCAATCATACCGTCAACAGTGTGCATGCTGTTGTCAATGAAGATGATTCACTGCAAGTGAATCATAACTCAGCTGCTCTTCAGACTTCTCCTTCAGATGGTTTAGATATATTGGAAGAAGAATGTGATTCATATAATCCAACAGATACTGTTCTTTCTGAATCTCCATCTTTTAGCAGCAATCAAGCATCATGCAATAATTCCTTAATGAGACCAAATTCAGAAGAGGGCAACCACGATGACTCCGACTCTGTGGAGGAGCTTCCTGAATCATCTGAAATGCAAAGTTCATATCAGTCTTCAGTATGCAGACAGACTGAAGATGTGATGCCATTGGATGTTAAAATTCCAAAGCGCAAAGTTCCAATGGCTCAGTCAACTGCTCTTCCTTTACATGTAAATGTGATGCGTGTGATTGTCTTAGCCTGTTTGTTTGTCTTACTTCTTCTATCGTGCCTTTTGATCGTCATCATGGAATCAGATTCAACCCTTTTTAGTGACATTCGTAAACTGCCTGAAATGATCATTTTACGGCGAGAGTATTATGAACCTGCTAAGGACTATATTGTAGAACACATGAATTATTTGTTCAAGAGATGA
- the LOC129976273 gene encoding FERM domain-containing protein 5-like isoform X2 — translation MFKFGSKKDVNTDYKCTIRLLDDTEVLQCDFQSEHKGQYLLDYTCNALNLVEKDYFGLRYVDSHKQRHWLDLTKSILKQVKGMSPIIFCFRVKFYPQEPYRLKEEITRYQIFLQLRRDLLHGRLYCSQSDGAMLAAYIIQSELGDYDPEEHPPSYVSEFKLLLKQTPRLEEKIAEIHQTQLRGQVPAVAEMNFLRKACLLDTYGVDPHPVKDHKGTQLYLGINYAGILTFQGSRKTHHLKWPDIQKINYEGKMFIVHLLFSEDARTKKKHLVGFKCPSQAACHHLWKCAVEQRYFFTMESSNDVPQVTTSGGIFSRGCKFRYSGRVEKEIVEDTKGIIREQPQFQRSFTRPPSFHYNNVMYTNHTVNSVHAVVNEDDSLQVNHNSAALQTSPSDGLDILEEECDSYNPTDTVLSESPSFSSNQASCNNSLMRPNSEEGNHDDSDSVEELPESSEMQSSYQSSVCRQTEDVMPLDVKIPKRKVPMAQSTALPLHVNVMRVIVLACLFVLLLLSCLLIVIMESDSTLFSDIRKLPEMIILRREYYEPAKDYIVEHMNYLFKR, via the exons ATGTTTAAGTTCGGAAGTAAAAAAGACGTAAACACTGATTACAAGTGCACCATAAGATTGTTGGATGACACGGAAGTTTTACAATGTGATTTTCAG aGTGAACATAAAGGTCAATACCTTTTGGATTATACATGTAATGCTCTAAATCTAGTAGAGAAGGACTATTTTGGATTGAGATATGTTGACTCACATAAACAAAGA CATTGGTTAGATCTCACTAAATCCATACTGAAGCAAGTCAAAG GTATGTCTCCAATTATATTTTGCTTCAGAGTTAAATTTTATCCTCAAGAACCATAtcgtttaaaagaagaaataacaaG GTATCAAATCTTTCTACAATTAAGACGAGACCTTCTTCATGGCCGCTTATATTGCTCACAAAGTGATGGTGCAATGCTTGCTGCATATATTATTCAAT CTGAACTTGGTGATTATGACCCTGAAGAGCATCCACCTTCTTATGTATCTGAGTTTAAATTATTGCTAAAACAAACTCCaagattagaagaaaaaattgcagaaattcaCCAAACACAATTgag AGGACAAGTTCCTGCTGTTgctgaaatgaattttttgcgGAAAGCATGTTTACTTGATACTTACGGTGTTGACCCACATCCTGTCAAA GATCATAAAGGGACACAACTGTATTTAGGAATCAATTATGCAGGCATTCTTACTTTCCAAGGCAGTCGAAAGACTCATCATTTGAAATg GCCAGACAttcaaaaaatcaattatgaaGGGAAAATGTTCATTGTGCATCTTCTCTTTAGTGAG GATGCTCGGACAAag AAAAAGCATCTAGTTGGATTTAAATGCCCTTCTCAAGCAGCTTGTCATCACTTATGGAAATGTGCTGTAGAGCAAAGATATTTCTTTAC AATGGAATCATCAAATGATGTTCCACAAGTAACAACTAGTGGTGGTATATTTTCAAGAGGTTGCAAATTTAGATATAG tggaagggttgaaaaagaaattgttgaaGATACTAAGGGCATCATAAGGGAGCAACCACAGTTTCAGCGATCTTTCACAAGGCCTCCATCTTTCC attataataATGTGATGTACACCAATCATACCGTCAACAGTGTGCATGCTGTTGTCAATGAAGATGATTCACTGCAAGTGAATCATAACTCAGCTGCTCTTCAGACTTCTCCTTCAGATGGTTTAGATATATTGGAAGAAGAATGTGATTCATATAATCCAACAGATACTGTTCTTTCTGAATCTCCATCTTTTAGCAGCAATCAAGCATCATGCAATAATTCCTTAATGAGACCAAATTCAGAAGAGGGCAACCACGATGACTCCGACTCTGTGGAGGAGCTTCCTGAATCATCTGAAATGCAAAGTTCATATCAGTCTTCAGTATGCAGACAGACTGAAGATGTGATGCCATTGGATGTTAAAATTCCAAAGCGCAAAGTTCCAATGGCTCAGTCAACTGCTCTTCCTTTACATGTAAATGTGATGCGTGTGATTGTCTTAGCCTGTTTGTTTGTCTTACTTCTTCTATCGTGCCTTTTGATCGTCATCATGGAATCAGATTCAACCCTTTTTAGTGACATTCGTAAACTGCCTGAAATGATCATTTTACGGCGAGAGTATTATGAACCTGCTAAGGACTATATTGTAGAACACATGAATTATTTGTTCAAGAGATGA